CCGAGGTTCTCGCGATCGCCTAATAATAAACTCCTTTAATCCTTCCGGTTCCTCATACTGAACCGTGACGCCCTTAACCACAGCATCCGGACTTCCCCGATAACACCAACTGACAATTGCATCTACCAGTTCCTTGCTTCCTTCAAATACCGCTTCCACACGTCCATCCGCAATTTCTTCCACCCAGCCAGCAATACCCCACTGGGTTGCTTTATCCCAAGTAGCTAAACGATAACCTACTCCCTGAACATCCCCAGAAACAAAAACATGGGCGCGGACTTTTTTTGTTAGTGGTGATTCGTTTTCCATCAAACAATCTAGATAGACGACAACCTAATTAAATTTTAATCTCTGATTTACATCCCGATAAATCTAAATATATATCTGTGTTTATCTGTGTTTATCTGCGGACATCTGTGGTAAAAAAATTCGGCGGCTACTCACTTAACGAAGCTGTTGGTAAACAAAATCTTCAGTAGGGTGCGTGACAGCGTTATCGCCACATTGTATTTTTTGTTTCAGGGATTTTAGCCGTCACGCGCCGCTTTTATTTAAAGGTGCGTGATGCTGGCGCTAACACACCCTACGATCGGAGTTATTTTTTATTTTCATCCGGATTTTTCACTAACCGAAATCCGATGTGAGAAGTTCCCGTATCGGGAGCTTCCGCTTCTCTAGCCGCCGGACGATAGCGACTGCAATAATTGGGAGCGCATAAAAAAGAACCGCCTTTAATAACGTGTTTGGCTGCACCGGGTTCTCGCGGATCGTAACTTTCTTTGGCATCGGAAACCGTGGGATTTACTTTATGTGATTTCCCATCATGACCGATGCGATACCAATCTTTCGTCCACTCCCAAACGTTACCTGCCATATCGTATAATCCGTAGCCATTCGCTTCAAAAGAACCGACTGGCGCGGTACCGTAATATCCATCTTCTTTGGTATTCATCACGGGAAATAAACCTTGCCAAGTATTTGCTTTTTTGGCGGAGTATTGATTTCCCCAAGTGTAAGTCGCTTCTTTTAATCCCCCCCGCGCTGCAAATTCCCATTGCACTTCTGTAGGTAGTGATTTACCAGCCCATTTAGCATAAGCTTGAGCATCTTCATAGGAAATATGAACTACTGGATGATTGTCTTTACCTTCAATGTTGCTATCTGGGCCATCAGGATGCCGCCAGTTAGCACCTTTCACCCAACGCCACCAGCTGAGTTCTTGAATCGGCGCTTTGTCGGAAGGAGGTACGAAAACGACAGAACCGGCTGCTCTTTGTGCTTCGGAAAGGTTAGGAAATCGATCGGCAGGGATGGGACGTTCGGCAACGGTGACATATCCGGTTGCTTTGACAAATTTGGCAAATTGAGCGTTAGTAACTTCGTATTTATCAATACAAAAACCTTCTACTTTGACATCTCCTACTGATTTCTCTTCGTGATAGTGTTCGTCCGATCCCATGCGAAAAGTACTGCCTTCAACCCAAACCATTGCTTCCGGACAGTTCGCTGAGATTGCATTTTTAGCAGCCTTTTGTTGTCCGTTCTGCTGCTGAGAATTTAAATTTTTTGGCTCCATCAAGGCAGCTAAACTGTAATGCAGCAGGAAAGCTCCTACTACACCACCGCACGCCAAACCCAAGACAATTTTTATTTTTTTATTATTCACAGCTTTCTGACAAATTTGCTATATGGTTAGATTTTTTTAAATGAGCTTACCATTTCTTCTACCAAATTTAAATAATCGTTATAACTACTTGCTTTAGCAGTATAAGTAATTATATAAAAGTTATCGCCTTCCAGCGCTATAACTTGTAGCCATTTGACATCAAAATCTCCAAATTTACCCGTGTACACAAATTGCTTAGCTGGTATATTTTCTAAAGTTGTTTCCGTTGAACTTACCAAGCTAAAATCTGTAATTACTTTCTTTAATTGCTCTAAACTTGCTACGGCAATTTGGTTTAAATCCGCCTGATTGTTAGCTAAATTTTGGACTGTTATACCGATATTTTCTTGAAAATCATCAGCTTCGCTCTCTTTGGGAGAAATGAACATAACTCCATCTTCTCCTTCATTTATTCTCCAATTTTCAGGATGGCGAATACTGAAATTATTCTTGGTATTCTGATAGGCTTCTAAACCACTATTGTTTTGTTTAATTAATTCACTAAAGTTTTCGGCTTTTAATTGAACTGTTAATCCTGGTAAGGGGACGAATCCTACGATCGTTGCGATGACTAAACCGAACCCAATATTTAAGTTAATTCTATTCATTTTGGCGTTTTTTTAAATCATTGGAAATCGAACTGTATAATATGATATACATTTTTTAGCTGTTTTAATCAGTATTTTTACTGTTTGTTGTGATTTAACCTGGTTTTCTATGTCTGAACTGCCACCTCTTAGTACTGATACCATTTGGGCTGTCCTCAATGAGGAAATTGATGATGCTACTGTAAACCAGCTAGTTTGGCACTGCTTGGGCTATCGCTACGACGAGGCAACTGGCAGATGGGATACGGCTGAGGTTGCAGAGGAATGGCGATCGGAATATCCAGAACCTCCTGATTTTATCGAAAGTCGCCCTGCTACGGTCAAGCTGACTCGTTCTATTCCCCCGGAAAATAAGCAATTATTGAAGGAAAAGCTGGGTTTTAAGGGATACAAAATAGGTGAATTTGGCCCTCGCCAAACTCGACGGGCGACGGCTGCTAATTGGCTGTTGGGTTATCTTAAGTCAAAAGGAACCAGAGTTAGTTAAATTCTCGTCTGAAAAATCAGCTATGCTTACAAATCTCAGCGATGAAAACGATCGATGTGTCGAATATAGGGAAGTTAGTAGCGATTAGCGCGAGCAGCGCGACTTTAGCTTGGCTTTCCTGGCAGGCTTTTTCTTTTGCTCAAGGTAGGGTGATTTGCGATCGCTATGGGTGTTATCCGGCAGATAGTTATTGCGATCGCGATGATTGCTACCCGAATTTCCCTGTTGTCCCAACCCACCCGAAAGGATTCTGCCCCAGCAGTTATCCCAGAGCCGTTTTGGTAGAATTCATTGCCCGTGGCGAAGATTGGGCTAATGTATGGATGGATGGCAACCAAGTATTTCAACCCCGCAATTTCGATCGCAGAAAAACCCTGACTCTTTGCCCGGGTGCCTACAGAATTATTATTACAGGTACTTCTAGATTTGAAGTGTGGGCATCCGGTTATTTAGATATCGGTCGCACCAATATTGTGAGAATTGCTTTTTCTAAAGACGGCGGATTAGAAGTGTCTGGTGACCCTTATGCTTGGTTACCCGACGATCGAAACGATCCTATTGATATTTGGAAACGCGATTAATTGATA
This is a stretch of genomic DNA from Leptolyngbyaceae cyanobacterium. It encodes these proteins:
- a CDS encoding formylglycine-generating enzyme family protein, with translation MNNKKIKIVLGLACGGVVGAFLLHYSLAALMEPKNLNSQQQNGQQKAAKNAISANCPEAMVWVEGSTFRMGSDEHYHEEKSVGDVKVEGFCIDKYEVTNAQFAKFVKATGYVTVAERPIPADRFPNLSEAQRAAGSVVFVPPSDKAPIQELSWWRWVKGANWRHPDGPDSNIEGKDNHPVVHISYEDAQAYAKWAGKSLPTEVQWEFAARGGLKEATYTWGNQYSAKKANTWQGLFPVMNTKEDGYYGTAPVGSFEANGYGLYDMAGNVWEWTKDWYRIGHDGKSHKVNPTVSDAKESYDPREPGAAKHVIKGGSFLCAPNYCSRYRPAAREAEAPDTGTSHIGFRLVKNPDENKK
- a CDS encoding PsbP-related protein; this encodes MNRINLNIGFGLVIATIVGFVPLPGLTVQLKAENFSELIKQNNSGLEAYQNTKNNFSIRHPENWRINEGEDGVMFISPKESEADDFQENIGITVQNLANNQADLNQIAVASLEQLKKVITDFSLVSSTETTLENIPAKQFVYTGKFGDFDVKWLQVIALEGDNFYIITYTAKASSYNDYLNLVEEMVSSFKKI
- a CDS encoding DUF1823 family protein, whose amino-acid sequence is MSELPPLSTDTIWAVLNEEIDDATVNQLVWHCLGYRYDEATGRWDTAEVAEEWRSEYPEPPDFIESRPATVKLTRSIPPENKQLLKEKLGFKGYKIGEFGPRQTRRATAANWLLGYLKSKGTRVS